TACCAAAGTTACATGATGCAGGGGAAGTCGAGGCGGCTCCGTGAAGAAGAGACCCGCATGACCGGACGGCCAACTGTCAATACGAACAGACGTAATCTCAGCTTGCATCGCTTTGCGTCAATGGTTCATCCCGCTCCTTGTCTTCGTCATCTATAAGATAATTAGATATTTATGCCATAGCGTATCCTGGCTGGCGGTCAGAATAATTCCAGGGGAAATACTCATGATCCTCGTAACCAATGACGATGGTGTCTATTCGCCGGGAATCCAGGTGCTGGCCAAGCGGCTGCGCGAACTGGACTCCGTCGTCATTGTCGCGCCTGATCGAGAACGGAGCGCTGCCGGCCATTCGATGACCCTGCACCGCCCGCTCCTGATCGAAGAGATCAGGGATTCCCTGTACTGCGTAAACGGCACGCCCACGGACTGCGTCAACATCGCGGTCAAGGGGCTGCTGAAGGAGGCGCCGAAGCTGGTTGTTTCCGGGATCAACAAAGGGCCCAACCTGGGAGATGATGTGACCTATTCGGGCACCGTGGCCGGCGCTATGGAAGGGATCCTGCTGGGGATTCCCTCCGTGGCCGTTTCTCTTAATGGGCGCGAGGATTTCCGTTTTGCCGAGGCAGCGGAGGTCGCGCTCAGCACAGCCCGTCAGGTACTGAAACAGGGGCTCCCGGCAGGGACTCTCTTGAATATCAACGTCCCGAACCTTCCGATGGAAGAAATCCGGGGGACGCGCATCACCCGTCTGGGCAAGCGCATCTATCACCAGATGACGGTCGAGCGTCTCGACCCACGGGGAAAGAAATATTACTGGATCGGCGGCGGAGAGCCGGACTGGGAGCGCGAGGAGGGGACGGACTTCGATGCCGTGGACCGCAGGATGGTGTCAATAACACCGCTCCACCTCGATCTTACGCATTATCCGTCGTTCGATCTGATCCGGAACCTGGAGTCCCTGGATTACGCGCGTATTGTGCGCAGGGAGCCTGAGTGATCAACGCTGAAAAAGAACGCATGCGGATGGTTGAGGAGCAGATCGTCGCACGCGGAGTCAGGGATGAACGGGTCCTCGCAGCCATGCGCAAGGTTCCCCGCCATGTGTTCCTGCCCGAGGCCATGCGGGGAATGGCCTACGCCGATAACGCGCTTCCCATCGGAGAAAACCAGACCATGTCCCAGCCGTACATGGTTGCGATCATGAGCGAGCTTCTCGGCCTCAAGGGCACGGAACGCGTGCTCGAGATAGGGACCGGCTCCGGCTATCAGGCGGCCGTGCTTGCAGAGCTGTGCGCGAAGGTATACACCGTCGAGCGAGTCAAGATCCTGGCCGAGAAGGCCCGGTCCACGCTTGACCGGCTGGGTTATCAAAGCGTTGCGATCAAGGTCTATGACGGCACCTACGGCTGGAAAGATGCGGCCCCCTTCGACGCAATTATGGTCACTGCAGGCGCGCCTGATGTGCCGTCGCCACTGGTCGAACAATTGAAGGTGGGCGGCGGGATGGTGATCCCCGTCGGTGACCGGTTCGGCCAGCGGCTCATGAAGGTGGTCAGGACCTCAGAAGGCCCGGTGACCGAATCGAGCATTCCCTGCGTGTTCGTGCCGCTCATCGGCAACCATGCGTGGAAGGAGTAGAGTAGCCGTCATGAGTACATTCCCCTCTTAATGCTTTTCCCCTTTCACCATCTCTTCCGAAACGATCACCTGATACAGAACCGACAACGCCAGCCCGATGGCCCCTCCGAGAACAGCCCCGACCAGGACATCCGTAGGATAATGAACGCCGAGATAGACCCTCGAAAACGCAATCAGCGAGGCGAGAACAAGAGGATACAAGCGTCCACCGGGAATGATATACTCCCGCGTCAGGTAAAAAAGCGGAACGGCGAAGGCGAAGGAACTGATAGCGTGGCCGGACGGCATAGAGTATGATTTCGGACAGGGGAGGATGAGCCTGACTCCTTCGAGGGCGCGGCACGGCCGCACCCGTGCAACAGCATCTTTCATCCAGTCCTCCACGAACCCTACTATATATACTGCGCAGCAGGCGACCAGAAGGGCTCCTATTGCCGTGCCGAGATAGGTTTTGCCCCGGTTGTTTTTCTGATATGCCGCCCGCAGGAGCATGGCGAGCAGAAAGGGGAGAATGAGAAGGTAGCCCCGGAGTGAGAGGGAAGGCATGAGGATGTCGAATCCCGGGTTTGTCAGGCCATGATTGACCAGGAACAGGAGCTGCGCGTCGAGGGACTGGAGTGTCATCGCCGGATACTTACTCCTGCCGGCTGCAACACTTGATGACGTGCGTGTCGCTCACCTCGATAAGCCCGTTTTCAACGATGGCGGAGATGTCCTTCAGGACTTCGTTGATCATCTCTTCCGAATCCACGACCTCGATCTTGACCGGGAGAGAGGTGGAAAGCTCGAGGATCTTGGCGGTGTGAAACACCCTGTCGCTGCCATATCCTTCGACCCCCCGGAACACGCTCGCTCCGGAAATCTTCTTTTTATAGAAGACGTCCAGAAGCGCTTCGTACACAGGCTTGCCGTGGGTCTTGTCCGCTTCTTCGACGAAGATCGTGAGTTTCTTCGCAGGGCCGCTCTTGATCATGAGATTCTCCTTTGAAATTCAGTCACGGACACACACGGAGAGGGTCTGAAATGGAACATGACGGGAATTGCGGGCTGCTATCGCCGCCTTTACACTACTTTTCAACTTCCGCTCTTGTTTGCCTCCGTGTCCCTGTGGCTGGCATCATGTGCTTTTTGCCAAGACCTCGCCGAGCTTCAACGCGATAAAGCCGACAAAAACACTCAAGACTACGTTCAGGCTCGCGTAAAGCCACTCACCATCCTTGAGCAGGGTTCCGGTTTCATATTCGAAGGTGGAGAATGTCGTGTAGGCGCCGAGGAATCCGACAACAAGGAACAGCCGCCATTGCGGGTTTTCAATGATCCGCTCGGTCATGAGGGTCATGAGGAGGCCGATGATAAAACTTCCGCTTACATTAATAATGAACGTCCCGAGCGGAAAGCTCCTCCCCCACCGTTCGCCGATCCAGACCGCGACAAGATACCGAACGACGGCGCCGATGAACCCGCCGATCCCTATGATGAGAATGTTTAGCATGAACGCAGGGCGAAAGGAACAGGTACGGCTCATTCATAGCAAAGTATCGCGTTGAAGTCAACCAAAATGGTTTCCGCAGGGTAGGGGAGTATGATGGCCGTCATAGAAAATGCTGCAAAAGAGGTTTAAAAAGAGATATAATAAATCAGCAAATCCATAGGCCAAGGAGAACCGGACATGAAGGAAAAAGTTGAAGAGGCACTGAAACAGGTTAGGCCGGCGCTGCAACGGGACGGAGGAGACATCGAACTCGTGAGCGTCGATGAGAAGGGCACGGTCAAGGTCAGGCTGAAGGGCGCCTGCGGAGCATGTCCGATGTCGACGATGACTCTCAAAAACGGTGTCGAGAAATACCTTAAGCAGCACATACCGGAGGTCAAGGAAGTGGTCCAGGTGGCATAGTCCGCCTGAGGGTGGACTTTTCGGAGCATTACCTTTGTGCATGCGGTGTACCTTCATATAGAGCAGAGGGGGCAGGCGGGCAATTCTTGTTCAACACCACCCCCTTTTTTTTCGCCACTCCAAGAATCAGCTGCCCAATTCAGCACGATTATTCCTCTTCTGTTTCTGCTCGTAACACCCCGCCCGGCTCACCTTCGTCCGAGAAATTGCTTGACACATCAGCATGGTTCTGTTATAAATTTTGCGGCTTTTTAAATATTCTCAAGCTGTAATTTCATAGCGATGGCAGGTGAGACCGAATGGAAGCCACGACTGAAAAAGCACGCAGCACGTTCAGCGGAGGTGTGCATCCTGCTGATAACAAAAGCCTCACAGCGCACAAGCCTACTGTCACCGCAGCGATCCCCAAGCGAGCAACCATCCCCTTGAGCCAGCATATCGGCGCTCCCACCAAGCCCCTCGTCGTCATCGGACAGGAAGTCAAAAAAGGCGAGAAGATCGCCGAGACGACCGGGTTCGTGTCCGCTCCGGTTCACGCGTCGATCTCAGGCAAGGTCGTGGCAATCGGCAATTTCCCGCATATCCTCGGCTCCGAAATGCCCTCGATCGTGATCGAGAGCGACGGGAAGGACGAATGGGTCGCAGGGCTCAAGGAAACTTCGGACTACGACAAGCTGAGCCCCGATGAGCTCAAGAAGATGGTCCAGGACGCCGGCATCGTGGGCATGGGCGGGGCCACCTTCCCGACACACGTCAAACTGTCTCCACCGAAAGAGAAGCCCATCGACGTGGTGATCCTGAACGGCGCCGAGTGCGAGCCCTTCCTGACCTCCGACCACCGTCTCATGCTGGAAAAGCCGAAAGAGGTCATCGAAGGCCTCAAGATCCTCATGAGGATACTGGGCGTCGGCAAAGGCTACATCGGGATCGAAGCCAATAAGCCTGACGCGATCGATACCATGACCAGGTCCGCTGTGGGTTCGCCCGAGATCAAGGTCTGGCCGGTCAGGGTGAAATACCCGCAGGGTGCGGAAAAGATGCTTATCAAGGCCATCGCCGGGCGGACCGTTCCGGCCGGCGGCCTCCCCATGGATGTCGGCGTAGTGGTTCAGAACGTGGGCACGGCCGCCGCGATCTATGATGCAGTCCGTTCCGGCAGGCCTCTCATCGAACGCTACGTGACCGTGACCGGCAGGGGTGTGAAAGAGCCCAAGAACTTCCTCGCCCGCATCGGCACGCCATTTTCGCAGCTCATCGAGGAAGCGGGGGGATTGACGGAAAATGCGGCAAAGGTGATTTCCGGCGGCCCCATGATGGGCATGAGTCAGTATACGCTTGATGTGTCTGTCATCAAAGGGACCTCCGGGATCACGGTGCTGCCCAGGAGCGAGGTGGGCACGGGCTCCTACGGCCCCTGCATCCGCTGCGGCAGGTGCATTGACGCCTGCCCCATGAAACTCCAGCCTTCCTACATAGGACTGTATATCGAGAAGGGACACTATCAGGATGCCAAGGACTACAACCTGATGGACTGCTTCGAGTGCGGGTCCTGCACATTCGTCTGTCCCGCCAACCGCCCGATGGTCCAGTGGGTAAAGAAAGCAAAGAAAGAGCTGGCGAAGAAAAAGAATTAGAGGACGGATAAAGGACGCACAGAGAACCGGCTGATTCCTGAGGTTCGATGCCATACGCATCAGCTTGAATTCCGTCTCCTGTCTTCTGACATCTGAAGAGAACGAGGGCCAATAGAATGGAAGCACCAGCACAGGTACAAGCGAAAGAGCCGCCGAAGGAACAACCCAAGCTTATCGTCTCGATCGGGCCGCATATGCACGACACCGAGAGCACGGCAAAGATCATGTGGACGGTGAGCGGCGCGCTCCTTCCGGCAACCCTCATGTCGGTCTACTATTTCGGCATGCCGGCGCTCATGGTCATTCTCGTCTGTCTTGCGACTTCTCTTGCTGCAGAGGCCGGGATGCAGTGGCTGCTGAAGAAGCCTATCACGCTGTCCGACGGGAGCGCGTTCCTGACCGGCCTGCTCCTTGCCCTGAACCTGCCGTCCAATGCGCCGCTCTACATCCCCTTTGTCGGGTCCATTGTGGCGATCATGATCGCCAAGCACCTCTTCGGCGGCCTCGGCTACAACATCTTCAATCCGGCGCTCGTCGGACGCGCCTTTGTCCTGGTCAGCTTCGCGAAGATCATGACGACCTATGTTGCGCCGGCGGCCCAGTTCATGGCTGTGGATGCCAAGACCACGGCCACGCCGCTGGTCCTCCTGAAAGAGGAGGGAATGTCGAAGCTCCTCGAGGTCTTTCATACGAAAGCGGCCCTGTATCAGGACCTCTTCGTGGGATACCGGGCCGGGTCTCTCGGCGAGACGTCGGTCATTGCGCTGCTGCTCGGCGGAGCCTTTCTCCTGATGAAGCGCTACATCACCTGGCATATCCCCATCCCCTTCATCGCCACCGTCGGCGTCCTCACCTGGATATTCGGCGGCAAGGAAGGTCTCATGACCGGTGACCCTCTCCTCCATATGATGTCTGGAGGGCTCATTCTCGGAGCATTTTTCATGGCGACTGACTATGTCACGGGCCCCTCGGTGCGCGGAGCGCAGGTGGTCTTCGGCATCTGCGCCGGAGCGTTGACCGCGCTCATACGCCTCAAAGGCGGATACCCCGAAGGCGTGATGTTCGCCATCCTCCTGATGAACTGCTTTGCGCCGCTTCTTGACCGCGGGATGAGGAGCCCGGTCTTCGGCAAGGCCGAGGCCAAGGGGGTGAAAAAATGAAGGATATGCTGAAAATAACTCTGAGCCTTGTCGCCATCTTTGTGGTTGCAGGCTTGATCATGGGGCTTACCTACCGATATACCTACCCGGTGCGCTTCGAGGCTGAAAAGAAGGAAAAGGAAGAGGCACTGAAAGAGATGGCCCCCGATGCGGCTGACCCCATTAAGATGGCGGGGAACTGGTCCGCAGACAACAAGCCCTATGAATATTTTGAGGCGACCACCAGCGGCAAACCGGTGGCGTATATCGCAAGCACTGCAGGCAAGGGCTATTCTAGTTATATCAAGATGCTCGTATCTCTTGGGACTGATCTCAAGATCAGGGACGTTAAGATTCTCGGCCATGAAGAAACTCCCGGCCTGGGGGACCAGGTCGAGGACAAGAGTTTTCTTGACCAGTTCAAGGGGAAGTCCCTTGACCAGATCAAACTGGTAAAGGGAGAGACAAAGGAAAACATCCAGGCCGTATCCGGCGCCACCTATTCGAGCCGCGGAGTGACGAAAGGCGTTAAGGAAGCCGCGCAGCTGCTCATCGATAAGTACGGCGCGGGCATCAAGTCGGCGATGCAAGAGGTGACGAAATGAGCAATAACGTCAGTTACTGGGCACTGTTCAAAAACGGCATCTTCGGCGAGAACCCGGTCTTCAGGCTCGCTCTCTCGCTCTGCCCGGCCGTGGCCGTGACGAGCGGCGTGAAAAACGGTTTCCTGATGGGCGTCGCGGTTCTCTTCGTGATGACCATGACGAACGTGACGGTTTCCCTGCTGCGGAACTTTATCAGCCCGAAAGTCCGGATTCCCTCCTACGTGTTCATCACCGCCACATGGGTTACCGTGATCGACCAGGTCATGGCGGCCTACCAGAGAGCGGTATACAAGGAAATGGGCCTCTATATCATGCTCATCGTCGCCTTTGCCATTATCCTTTCCCGCGCGGAGATGTTCGCGAGCAAGAACAAGCTTCTGCCTTCCTTCATTGACGGGGTAGGCATGGGACTGGGCTTTCTGCTTGCCTTGGTGCTGCTCGGCGTGTTCCGGGAATTCCTGGGCAAAGGGTCGCTCTGGGGCGCCCATATTTTGGATTCAAAACCACTGCTTATCATGATCATGCCGACAGGGGGGTTCTTCGCCATGGGTCTCATGATGGGCTGGCTTAACTGGATCGACCGGAAGTTCTTCGGCGGCTCGGGGGCAAGCAGCGGAGGACATTAGAATTGCGGATTGCCCCGGCTCTTGCGAAAGCGCCGGGACAGGCGGAATTCGGATTACCGAGAAAAATTCCTTTAAGCTGTAAATCCGAAATGAATTTAGTTGGAGGGTTCTATGTGGCAGCATGTCCTGACCATATTCATCGCATCAGCGCTCATTAATAACTTCGTGTTTTCCCGCTATCTCGGCCTTTGCATCTTTTTCGGCGTGACGAAAAAGATGGAAACGTCCATCGGGATGAGTTTTACCTTTACGACGGTCATGCTTATTTCCGCATCCCTGAACTGGCTTATTTATAACTACGTCATGGTTCCCTATCATCTAGGGTTCTTAAAGATTGTTATTTTCATCGGCGTGATCGCCGCCTTTGTGCAGGCTGCGGACACGATTATGAAGAAGGTCGCTCCGGCGTTGTACTACAAGCTGGGCATCTACCTGGCGCTGATCGTGACAAACTGTGTCATCCTGGCGGTGCCGCTGCTGAACGCCGATGAAAATTACAGTCTGTTCGAGAGCATGGCCATGGCAGTGGGCTCCGGTCTGGGGTTCAGTCTGGCCCTCATCATCATGGCGAGCATTCGCGAGAAGCTGGAACTCGCCGATGTGCCTAGGTCATTCCAGGGGCTTCCCATTTCATTCGTCCTGACCGGACTGATAGCCCTGGCATTCCTGGGCTTTTCCGGCATGATCACGCTGTAAGATCAAGGCGGAATGCGGAGTGTCAATCCCTCTGTGTCTCCCTTTGACCTGTTGCTCCAAATAACCACGTTGAAGGTGCAATGCCATGTATGAACAACTCATTTCTATCCTGATCCAGACGCTCACTCATGCGCTGAACATCGTTGCGAACAAGCTGGTGCCTCTTGCGGAAGCCGGCGGTTCGGCAGCTGCGGGAACGGTCCCCGCGTCTACCGTTTATGTTACCCTGATCGTGCTTGCAGGGCTCGGCGTAGTCTTCGGCGTTGCTCTTGCCATCGTAGCTGCCCGGTTCGTGGTCAAGGTCGATCCGAAGGTGGAACAGGTTCGTGAGACCCTGCCCGGTGCGAACTGCGGCGCCTGCGGTTTCGCGGGCTGCATGGGCTATGCCGAGGCGGTCGTCGGCAATCCGGACGTGGCTGTTCACATGTGCGCGCCAGGGAAAGCTGCTGTTGCCGAGAAGATAGCCGTGATCACCGGCAAGAAGGCTGAGAAGGTGGAGCCCAAGATCGCGCGGGTGTTCTGCCAGGGAGGCACCTCCCTCAGCCAGCGAAAGTTCATCTATACTGGCGTGAAGGATTGCACCGCTGCCGTTCTTGCGGCGGGAGGCGACAAATCCTGTGAATACGGGTGTCTCGGTTACGGAACCTGCATGCGCGCCTGTCCTTTTGGCGCCATTACGATGAGCGGGGATAATCTGCCGATTATCAATCCGGACAAGTGCACGGCCTGCGGCAAGTGCGTAGCCGCCTGTCCCAAGCAGGTGATCGAACTGGCCCAGATGTCCAAGGCCGTGGTGATCAGTTGCCACAGCAGGGACAAAGGTATCGATGTCAAGAAGAAGTGCCAGGTGGGATGCATTGCCTGCGGTATCTGCGTCAGGACCTGCCCCGTGGACGCCATCAAGCTCGAGAACAACCTCGCGCGGATCGATCACGGCAAGTGCATCGTCTGCGGTCTCTGCGTCAAGAAGTGTCCCACGAGTGCCATCTATGATTACATCCCGGTCCGGTCGAAGGCCTTTATCGATCCGGCGAAATGCGTCGGTATCGACGTCTGCGAAAAGGTCTGTCCGGTGAACGCGATCTCCGGCGCCGTACGGGAAGTCCACCGGGTCGATCAGTCCAAGTGCATCGGGTGCGGCATGTGCGCTCCGCGATGTCCGAAAAAAGCGATCGACATGGTGCAGGCTTCTTCGGGTGCCGGGCGACAGAAGCACGTTAAGGCTCAGGAGTCGGTTCGTGCGTGATCACCGCTGAGAAAACGTTAAACGATCACACCAAGGGATGCAGCCGCATCCCTTTTTTTATTTGCACCTTCGGCAAGCGGCACGCTCGCATGCCACTTTTTTGCTTGACAAATTATTTTGCATAGGCTAAAAACAAGTCACTTTACAAGCCATCGAAAAGATTTCGCCATACCCGGTTTCGCGGAGGTGCCCCATGAATCCCGATGACATAAAATATCACAGAGAGCATGCGTGGGTGCGCACGGAAGGAAAATCCGCTACGATAGGAATCACTGATTTTGCCCAGGAGCAGCTCGGCGATATCGTGTATGTCGATCTCCCGGAAGCCGATACTGAAGTTGACGCTGACTCGGAGCTCTCTGAGATTGAGTCGACGAAGGCCACTTCTCCCGTTGTCTCGCCGGTCTCGGGAACCGTAACTCAAGTAAACGAGGACCTCGCTGATTCACCGGAAATCATCAATGAAGATCCCTACGGCAATGGATGGCTTGTCGTTATCGAGATGAGTGACCCTTCAGAGCTGAACGATCTCATGACGAAGTCGGAATACGAGAAATTTCTCAAAGAGGAAGAAGGCAAGTAGCGCCTCATCATGAAGGTTGCAGGGAGGGGAGAGTGGAAACTCTCCCCTTTTTTAGTTCTCACAAAGCCCTTTCCCCCGTTCGATCGCGAGGAGGTGTACGATGACGATGCGACTGACAATCCTGGGTGCCGGCCCGGGAGGCTACGTAGCGGCGGTGCGGGCGGCCCAACTGGGCGCCCGCGTGACCGTCATAGAAGATACGGAGGTCGGCGGCACCTGCCTCAACAGGGGATGCATCCCCACGAAAACCATCATTGCATCAGCTGCGATCTTTGACCATGTCAGACACGCGGCGGATTTCGGCATCGAGGTAGCCGGTCCAGTCGTTTTCAGCCCGGGGCGGGTCCGCGAACGGAAGGACAAGGTCGTCGCCACTCAGGTGAGGGGGGTTAGAGGTCTGCTGAAGGGCTGGGGCGTGGAAGTCATTGAGGGCCGTGCTTCGCTCTTGAACCCCCGGAGCGTCCGCGCTCTGAGAAAAGACGGCACGACCACCGATCTCCCTACCGACAGGGTTATTATTGCGACGGGCTCGAGGCCGGCCCGGATCCCGGGATTTCCCTTTGACGGCAAGACCGTCATCACAAGCGATGAGGCGGTCCAGCTCAATCATGTACCCAAAAGCCTGCTCATCGTCGGCGCCGGCGTGATCGGCTGCGAGTTTGCCTTCATCTACCGGACCTTCGGCGCCGAGGTGACGGTCGTGGAGATGATGCCCCGCGCGCTTACCACGGAGGACAAGGAGATATCGGCGCTGATCGAGCGTGAAATGAAAAAGGCAAAAATACGGCTGATAACGGGTGTGAACGTACAGCAGGTGACCCAGGGCGGCAACGGCATGCTGGAGACGCGGTTATCTGATGGGCAGGAGCTGAAGCCTGAGCAGGTGCTTGTGTCCATCGGACGTTCCCTCAATTCTGAGGGTATCGGACTTGAGGAAACAGGTGTGGGCATTGGCAAGCGCGGCGAGATCCTTGTCAATGAAAAGATGGAAACGAACATTCCGGGCATTTATGCCATCGGCGACGTGACCGGCAGGTTCATGCTGGCGCATGTGGCCTCCCATCAGGGGCTGGTCGCGGCGGACAATGCGTTGGGAGGCAATTCGACGATGGACTATTCCGTGGTGCCCGCGGGCATCTTCACGATGCCGGAGATCGGCAGCGTCGGCATTCGTGAACAGGAGGCCGTTGCCCAGGGAATCGAGCATCGTGTGGGAAGGTTCCAGTTCCGGGCGCTGGGCAAGAGCCACGCGATCGGCGAGATAGCCGGCATGGTGAAAGTCCTCTCTCGGGCCGACACCGACAGGGTTATCGGTGTGCATATCTGCGGCGCTCATGCGACAGATCTGGTCCACGAAGGTGCACTGGCGATCAAGATGGGAGCCACGGCAAAGGACCTGGGCTCCATGATCCACGCCCACCCCACGCTTGCTGAAGCGGTCATGGAGGCCGCCGAGGATATCCATGGCACATCCATCCATGCGCCCAAACACCAACACTGAGGACTGGATTTCCGCCAGGAATCGTGACCCCGGACCTGTTCCCGGGTGATCGGCCCAGGCGATGAATGACTATCAGCCGCATCCCCGCTTTCAGGTCAAACACTGCCTGAAAAGACCTTCATTATGATGGGGTGCGGAAAGCCGCACACGTGATGAAGAGATATTTTTCTTCCTGTGTCTGACGAGAGCGCCCTTCGAAAATAAGAGCATTTTGTGCGTCACGATGGGGCTCGACCAATTTTGTGATTGTCTTCCTTAGTAGTTTAAAGAATCATTTATTCATGTACAGACAGCATTGTCTACTCGAATGGTTCAATCTTATATCCCCGTGTACCGAGCGAACTCTATTTCGGCCCCCTGTGTGATTCTAGCGTTATGTGTTATGAAATTGGATTTGACATTCACGGCGCTAGGCTTGCTTTTACAGCCTCATCCATGGGCATCTTCCATGTTTTCTCTTGATTTTATCCTGACGAGACAGGTATCATCACCAGGTTATTCGTGGAACCCTGGAGACTGATGTGTGTTTCCCTTACCCGCGATTCAAGGCATTATCTGGTCAATCAGGGTCAGCCGGGAAGAGGAGATATGATAACCGGGAGAGATGGTTAGTCATCAGGGTGACATGCGACATCTCAATCTCAATAGGGCGGAGCATATCATATGACCATAAAAAGAAGCCTCGAAGTCCCGTTGTTCTGCCTCGGATTGCTCGTTGCTTTGATGGGAGCAGCCCGGCCGGCCCATGCCGTGCTCGGCGAGCCGGCCGATTCGATTGCTTCTGACCGCAAGGCAATGGCGGCGCTGCGCAGCGCGACCACGGTGCGCAACGGCTATACTGTCGAGGAGGTGGTATCTCAATCGACCACCGTCAGGGAATATATCGCGCCATCCGGCATCGTGTTCGGTATTGCCTGGAATGGCCTGGTCCATCCCGACCTCTCGATGCTACTGGGTTCCTATTCGGGCGAATACCAGAAAGCGCTGCAGCAGCCACGCATACCTGGCCAGAGGTACAGGCGGGTGAAGGCGAACGGCGTTGTTGTCGAGAAATGGGGGCATATGCGGAACCTGCGGGGTCGCGCTTATGCGCCAGCCTTGATTCCCCAGGGAGTGAATGTCGATGATATCAAGTAGAATACAACTCATATTGGTCCTGGCTCTTGTGGCTGGTTGCGGAGGAGGCGGCTCCGGCGGTGGATTTATCATTCCTCCCCCAACGCTCAAATCTATCGCTGTCACGCCGGCAAACCCGAACGTTGCGCTCGGGATCACCGAACAGTTCACGGCAACGGGGACATATTCGGACAACTCTCTGCGGGACATTACCACATCGGTGACATGGACGTCGTCAGCACCCAATGTCGCGTCGATCAGTAATACGGCGGGTTCGGAGGGTCTGGCCGGCTCGGGCAGCCAAGGTCAGACGACCATTACGGCTACGTTGGGAATCGTCTCGAATTTTACCGATCTGACCGTGACCCCGCCTGTGCTGGCGACCATTGACGTGGATCCCGCAAACCCAAGCATCGCTCTCGGGTCAGGACAACAGTTTACTGCTACGGGCCATTACTCGGACAACACGACTTCGGACCTCACGACATCGGTGACATGGACTGCATCAGCACCGGACATCGCGATTATAAGCAATGCGACGGGATCGCAAGGATCGGCC
This Nitrospirota bacterium DNA region includes the following protein-coding sequences:
- a CDS encoding protein-L-isoaspartate(D-aspartate) O-methyltransferase, with protein sequence MNAEKERMRMVEEQIVARGVRDERVLAAMRKVPRHVFLPEAMRGMAYADNALPIGENQTMSQPYMVAIMSELLGLKGTERVLEIGTGSGYQAAVLAELCAKVYTVERVKILAEKARSTLDRLGYQSVAIKVYDGTYGWKDAAPFDAIMVTAGAPDVPSPLVEQLKVGGGMVIPVGDRFGQRLMKVVRTSEGPVTESSIPCVFVPLIGNHAWKE
- a CDS encoding phosphatase PAP2 family protein, whose product is MTLQSLDAQLLFLVNHGLTNPGFDILMPSLSLRGYLLILPFLLAMLLRAAYQKNNRGKTYLGTAIGALLVACCAVYIVGFVEDWMKDAVARVRPCRALEGVRLILPCPKSYSMPSGHAISSFAFAVPLFYLTREYIIPGGRLYPLVLASLIAFSRVYLGVHYPTDVLVGAVLGGAIGLALSVLYQVIVSEEMVKGEKH
- a CDS encoding RnfABCDGE type electron transport complex subunit D, with the protein product MEAPAQVQAKEPPKEQPKLIVSIGPHMHDTESTAKIMWTVSGALLPATLMSVYYFGMPALMVILVCLATSLAAEAGMQWLLKKPITLSDGSAFLTGLLLALNLPSNAPLYIPFVGSIVAIMIAKHLFGGLGYNIFNPALVGRAFVLVSFAKIMTTYVAPAAQFMAVDAKTTATPLVLLKEEGMSKLLEVFHTKAALYQDLFVGYRAGSLGETSVIALLLGGAFLLMKRYITWHIPIPFIATVGVLTWIFGGKEGLMTGDPLLHMMSGGLILGAFFMATDYVTGPSVRGAQVVFGICAGALTALIRLKGGYPEGVMFAILLMNCFAPLLDRGMRSPVFGKAEAKGVKK
- a CDS encoding DUF190 domain-containing protein, producing MIKSGPAKKLTIFVEEADKTHGKPVYEALLDVFYKKKISGASVFRGVEGYGSDRVFHTAKILELSTSLPVKIEVVDSEEMINEVLKDISAIVENGLIEVSDTHVIKCCSRQE
- a CDS encoding NifU family protein; its protein translation is MKEKVEEALKQVRPALQRDGGDIELVSVDEKGTVKVRLKGACGACPMSTMTLKNGVEKYLKQHIPEVKEVVQVA
- a CDS encoding RnfABCDGE type electron transport complex subunit G encodes the protein MKDMLKITLSLVAIFVVAGLIMGLTYRYTYPVRFEAEKKEKEEALKEMAPDAADPIKMAGNWSADNKPYEYFEATTSGKPVAYIASTAGKGYSSYIKMLVSLGTDLKIRDVKILGHEETPGLGDQVEDKSFLDQFKGKSLDQIKLVKGETKENIQAVSGATYSSRGVTKGVKEAAQLLIDKYGAGIKSAMQEVTK
- the surE gene encoding 5'/3'-nucleotidase SurE, with the protein product MILVTNDDGVYSPGIQVLAKRLRELDSVVIVAPDRERSAAGHSMTLHRPLLIEEIRDSLYCVNGTPTDCVNIAVKGLLKEAPKLVVSGINKGPNLGDDVTYSGTVAGAMEGILLGIPSVAVSLNGREDFRFAEAAEVALSTARQVLKQGLPAGTLLNINVPNLPMEEIRGTRITRLGKRIYHQMTVERLDPRGKKYYWIGGGEPDWEREEGTDFDAVDRRMVSITPLHLDLTHYPSFDLIRNLESLDYARIVRREPE
- the rsxC gene encoding electron transport complex subunit RsxC; this translates as MEATTEKARSTFSGGVHPADNKSLTAHKPTVTAAIPKRATIPLSQHIGAPTKPLVVIGQEVKKGEKIAETTGFVSAPVHASISGKVVAIGNFPHILGSEMPSIVIESDGKDEWVAGLKETSDYDKLSPDELKKMVQDAGIVGMGGATFPTHVKLSPPKEKPIDVVILNGAECEPFLTSDHRLMLEKPKEVIEGLKILMRILGVGKGYIGIEANKPDAIDTMTRSAVGSPEIKVWPVRVKYPQGAEKMLIKAIAGRTVPAGGLPMDVGVVVQNVGTAAAIYDAVRSGRPLIERYVTVTGRGVKEPKNFLARIGTPFSQLIEEAGGLTENAAKVISGGPMMGMSQYTLDVSVIKGTSGITVLPRSEVGTGSYGPCIRCGRCIDACPMKLQPSYIGLYIEKGHYQDAKDYNLMDCFECGSCTFVCPANRPMVQWVKKAKKELAKKKN
- the crcB gene encoding fluoride efflux transporter CrcB, with the translated sequence MLNILIIGIGGFIGAVVRYLVAVWIGERWGRSFPLGTFIINVSGSFIIGLLMTLMTERIIENPQWRLFLVVGFLGAYTTFSTFEYETGTLLKDGEWLYASLNVVLSVFVGFIALKLGEVLAKST